From the Alkalibacter rhizosphaerae genome, one window contains:
- a CDS encoding glutamate-cysteine ligase family protein — translation MDYSAENVKRIAAYIKSGEKKPGQCSIGMEFEHILVYRDTLKSVTYDDAKGMESIFLGLEKKGWDLTRENNRILGAVRDGDAITLEPGGQVEVSVKHTLDLGETERRYLLFLEDIKPILDNNGQGLIALGYHPASVIEEIPFIPKRRYVFMSKYLGEKDTHGHHMMKGSASAQVVIDYANEEDFIKKFRVANSLTVVLSYLFDNTPVFEGKPWEHHMARTNIWNHVDKDRSGVMKGSLDQIFGYDEYAAYVWNKPVVIGLLDGAYEFAGEQTTAEVYRDRLMSEVEIEHVLSMFFPDVRAKRYIEIRMCDSVPHPWNVSLAALVKGIFYDPDNLEFFYQTSKEVTEAMVQDWKDAMISGDDRLEEVKAQGELLLNKAMEGLDAEGQRFLEPLLELFHAQGNMATLLKKSIEKGDPDPFGRVFAT, via the coding sequence ATGGACTACAGCGCTGAAAACGTAAAAAGGATCGCAGCATACATAAAAAGTGGTGAAAAAAAGCCGGGACAATGTTCCATCGGCATGGAATTCGAACACATATTGGTCTACAGGGATACGCTCAAAAGCGTGACCTACGACGATGCAAAGGGCATGGAATCGATTTTTTTGGGGTTGGAGAAAAAAGGATGGGACCTGACCAGGGAAAACAATCGGATCTTGGGAGCCGTCCGGGATGGGGATGCCATCACCCTGGAACCGGGAGGTCAGGTAGAGGTCAGTGTAAAACACACCCTGGACCTGGGAGAGACAGAACGACGATACCTTCTTTTTTTGGAGGACATCAAACCCATACTGGACAACAACGGACAAGGGTTGATCGCACTGGGGTATCATCCGGCCAGCGTCATCGAAGAGATCCCATTCATTCCGAAACGCAGGTATGTTTTCATGTCGAAGTACCTGGGAGAAAAAGACACCCATGGCCATCATATGATGAAGGGCAGCGCGTCGGCCCAGGTTGTCATCGATTATGCCAATGAAGAGGACTTCATCAAAAAATTCCGGGTGGCCAACAGTCTGACGGTGGTGTTGTCTTACTTGTTCGACAACACTCCTGTTTTTGAAGGAAAACCTTGGGAACACCATATGGCCCGCACCAACATATGGAACCATGTGGACAAGGATCGAAGCGGTGTCATGAAAGGATCGTTGGACCAGATCTTCGGATACGACGAATATGCCGCTTACGTTTGGAACAAACCAGTGGTCATCGGCCTTCTGGATGGCGCATATGAATTTGCAGGGGAACAGACTACGGCAGAAGTATATCGGGACCGATTGATGAGCGAGGTGGAGATCGAACACGTTCTTTCCATGTTTTTTCCCGACGTGCGGGCGAAAAGATACATTGAAATTCGAATGTGCGACAGTGTGCCACACCCGTGGAACGTGTCCCTGGCCGCATTGGTCAAGGGGATCTTCTACGACCCGGACAATCTGGAGTTTTTTTATCAGACATCCAAAGAGGTCACGGAAGCAATGGTTCAAGACTGGAAAGATGCCATGATCAGCGGCGACGATCGTCTTGAAGAAGTGAAGGCCCAGGGAGAACTCCTGTTGAACAAGGCCATGGAAGGACTGGATGCGGAGGGTCAAAGGTTTCTTGAGCCCCTTCTGGAATTGTTTCACGCCCAGGGAAATATGGCCACTTTGTTGAAAAAATCCATAGAAAAAGGCGACCCGGATCCCTTTGGAAGGGTGTTTGCCACTTGA